One segment of Syngnathus scovelli strain Florida chromosome 6, RoL_Ssco_1.2, whole genome shotgun sequence DNA contains the following:
- the si:ch73-62b13.1 gene encoding carbohydrate sulfotransferase 1-like, which translates to MECSWKTVLLLVCASLGVQYTAIRTLRDSLSGPCQGVYQCQNRHHRESNWRTLCDDSWMSMESPQKHILLFATTRSGSSFTGQLLNQHPEIFYMFEPLYHIQQAFTNSSGRIRRTLDRRALLGAYRDLLLNLYKCDLHFIESYIRPEPQDHVTNSFFRRSSSHALCSPPVCLEGGNGAALEPPEESWCTKKCGNLNLTLASRACLSKGHVAIKTVRIPKVSDLRTLVEDPRLDLKIIHLVRDPRAILASRITAFSDQFRAWKIWNATGRQPRYVDLSQITSTCQDMVASAEAGLARPAWLQGRYLLVRYEDLAFNPKDMADKIYQFIGLELEDRVQTWITRNTNSNVFAPFDWNYKYSTTRDSRMTAESWRLRLDHDIVRTVQNLCNDTLALLGYKLVHSTVQLRNLSHSLVEPNPFQPNLSQNWVTTKNGQGGT; encoded by the exons ATGGAGTGTTCCTGGAAGACAGTGCTGCTGCTGGTGTGTGCCTCATTGGGGGTCCAGTACACAGCCATTCGCACCCTGAGGGACTCGCTGTCTGGACCCTGTCAGGGTGTTTACCAGTGTCAGAACAGACATCACAGAG AATCCAATTGGAGAACCTTGTGTGATGACAGTTGGATGTCCATGGAATCCCCTCAGAAGCACATCCTGCTATTTGCCACCACACGCAGCGGCTCATCCTTCACTGGTCAGCTGCTCAACCAGCACCCTGAGATCTTTTACATGTTTGAACCTCTCTACCACATCCAGCAAGCATTCACAAATTCCAGCGGGAGGATTCGTCGTACTTTGGACCGCCGGGCCCTGCTGGGCGCGTACAGAGACCTTCTGCTCAATTTGTACAAATGTGACCTTCACTTTATCGAGAGTTACATCCGCCCTGAGCCTCAGGACCACGTTACTAATTCCTTCTTTCGTAGAAGCTCTAGTCATGCCCTTTGTTCTCCTCCTGTGTGTCTGGAAGGAGGGAACGGAGCAGCACTCGAGCCTCCTGAGGAAAGTTGGTGTACCAAGAAATGCGGAAACTTGAACCTCACCTTGGCATCAAGGGCGTGCCTGTCAAAAGGCCACGTAGCCATAAAGACAGTTCGGATCCCCAAGGTGAGCGACCTGCGAACTTTGGTTGAAGATCCACGTCTGGACCTAAAGATCATCCACTTGGTGAGGGACCCTAGAGCAATTCTAGCCTCACGCATCACAGCATTTTCAGATCAGTTTCGGGCTTGGAAAATATGGAACGCTACGGGGCGGCAACCGCGATATGTGGACCTATCGCAGATCACAAGCACCTGCCAGGACATGGTGGCATCCGCAGAAGCAGGATTGGCAAGACCAGCTTGGCTGCAGGGCCGTTATCTTTTAGTGAGGTATGAAGATTTAGCATTTAACCCAAAAGACATGGCTGACAAGATCTATCAGTTTATTGGCCTAGAGTTGGAGGACAGGGTGCAGACATGGATTACAAGAAACACCAACAGTAATGTGTTTGCTCCATTTGATTGGAATTACAAGTACTCCACCACCAGAGACTCCAGAATGACGGCTGAGAGTTGGAGGCTTCGTTTGGACCATGATATTGTCAGAACTGTGCAAAATTTGTGCAACGACACTTTGGCCCTGCTCGGATACAAACTTGTTCATTCGACAGTCCAACTAAGGAACTTGTCCCATAGTCTAGTTGAACCCAACCCATTTCAACCCAATCTTTCTCAAAATTGGGTAACGACCAAAAATGGTCAGGGCGGTACATAA
- the etfbkmt gene encoding electron transfer flavoprotein beta subunit lysine methyltransferase, whose amino-acid sequence MLKFLSVLRLSYLKSIKCTVRPRYFSTKCMGDASIKRFISENTEIVEDQNLTPEIKLRLFTPNCRFWFERPELWPFDDPYWAIYWPGGQALARYLLDNPGVCLGKSVLDLGSGCGASIIAAKLCGANRVVANDIDSVATLATCMNFELNGLEAPVCVTDNLIGSDPGSFDLILLGDMFYDEALCCNLHTWLENCVKTDNSKVLIGDPGRSQFVEYGFQKHLQKLAEFELPKTVREENYGLTCSSVWCY is encoded by the exons ATGTTAAAATTTTTAAGCGTGCTCAGGTTGTCTTATTTAAAATCTATTAAATGTACAGTGAGACCCAGGTATTTCTCTACCAAATGTATGGGTGATGCATCTATTAAGAGGTTCATTTCAGAGAACACGGAGATTGTTGAAGATCAAAACCTGACACCCGAGATCAAACTCAGACTTTTCACCCCAAACTGTAGGTTTTGGTTTGAAAGACCAGAACTTTGGCCTTTTGATGACCCGTACTGGGCCATATACTGGCCAGGAGGTCAAGCACTTGCAAG GTACCTCCTGGACAATCCTGGAGTATGTTTGGGAAAATCCGTCTTGGATCTAGGAAGTGGCTGTGGtgcttcgatcatcgctgcaaaaCTGTGTGGTGCCAATCGAGTGGTTGCTAATGACATTGACTCGG TCGCCACACTTGCAACCTGCATGAACTTTGAGCTCAACGGTCTGGAGGCCCCGGTTTGTGTGACAGATAACCTGATTGGTTCAGATCCTGGCAGCTTTGACCTGATCCTCCTTGGGGATATGTTCTATGACGAGGCCCTCTGCTGCAACCTTCACACTTGGTTGGAAAACTGTGTCAAAACTGACAACAGCAAAGTTCTAATTGGAGATCCTGGCAGATCCCAGTTTGTGGAGTATGGCTTTCAAAAACACCTGCAGAAGTTGGCTGAGTTTGAGCTGCCCAAGACTGTTCGAGAAGAAAACTATGGTCTTACCTGCAGCAGTGTTTGGTGCTATTGA